In the Natrinema sp. CBA1119 genome, TTCGACGGAGTGGATATCGTTGTTTGGCGGAATCAGTTCGTAGTAGTCACCTCGTTCCATGCGCTCGGTCCGAATCCGTTCGAGCTCCGCCTCGCCTTCGTCGTTCGTTGCGTCATCGACCCGGCGGTAGAAGTCTTCGCGTTGCGTTCCACCGTAGATTCCGACGAGTCCCCAGGCGAGATGATCGTGGACCGGCGTCGAGGCGCCCGGCGGAAGGACGAGTGTGAACACCGACAGTTTGTTTCCCTCCCGGTACAGCAGCCACTGGGCGATGTCCTCTCCCATGTTGCCCTTGTCGTCCACGTCGTCCATGGCGAGTTCTTGATACCGTTCAGCAAGCCAGTCATCGTCCGCGAGGAGTTCCTCGAACGGGTCCGCCAGCGACTCGAGCAGCGCGGGAACCTCTTCGTGCTCGTCGGCGGTCGCTTTCACCGTTGCGACGAATTCTCGCAGTCGATCGTTATCGTAGATGAACTCCGGTTCGGGGTCCGATTCGGGTGACGCCATCGTACTGTGGTGGATGTCATCAGTGACCATAAACGCTCGCCCGTCGTCCCACAGCGGATCGGCAGGATCGGCCCTGTTGCCTCGCGAAGACCGGACGGAAGCAGGAGCATCTCGAGACGAACGCCGTCGCGATCCGATGCCGTCTCTCACGGTGACGAACAGAATACTTATCATTGCGACACGGTAACGACCCGTCGTGAGAAATAGCTCTTTCAGGCCCCTCTCCGCGTTCAGGAACGGCGTGCTCGAACTATGGAGTGGCGGACGCGGAAAGGTACTCACCGCGGTCGCCGGCGGCTGGTTTCTCTCCGTCGGCGTGCGGATGATCTATCCGGTCATGCTCCCGTCACTACGGTCGGCCTACGGACTTAACCTGACGACCGCCGGACTCCTGCTGACGGTGTTGTTCCTCGCCTACGCGTTCGGCCAATTTCCGGGCGGTGTCCTCGCGGATCGTTTCGGAGAGCGATTCACGCTCACGGCCAGCGCGGTGATCTCCGCCGGAACGCTGACCCTCGTCATCACCGCCAGATCCGCGATCGTCCTCTTCGTCGCGACGGCGCTGTTCGGGTTCGGAACGGCACTGTATGCAGTCGGTCGATACACCGTCCTCTCCCGGCTCTACTCGGAGCGACTCGGCGCTGCGAACGGTGTGACGGCCGCTTCACAGGACGCCGGCCAGTCGATCCTTCCCCCGATCGCCAGCGTGCTCGCGGCGACGTACCTCTGGACGTACGGATTCGGTTTCGTGATTCCGCTGTTCATACTCGCGGCCGTCGCCCTCTGGCTCGTCATTCCGATTCGTTCCACGAGTACGTCGAACGGCGACTCGGGCTTCAGTCGGGACGACCTCACGGAACTCAGATCGGCGTTGAGACGGCCGACGATCGTCTCCGCGACGGCGGCGTTGATCCTCGGCCTCGTCGTCTGGCAGGCCTTTACGAGCTTCTACCCGACGTATCTGATCGAGGAGAAAGGGCTTTCGGCGACCGTCGCCAGTCTCCTGTTTGGGACGTTCTTCGCGCTCGGCATTTGTATCAAGCCGCTCTCCGGGGTGGCGTACGATCGATTCGGCATCCGGCGGTCGCTCGTGATCGTCGCGAGCGGTCCGACGATCGCCCTCGTCATGTTGCCGTTCGTCGACGGACTCTGGGGTCTCGTCGCGGTTACGGCGCTCGTGAGCACCCTGCTCGGCTTCGCGACGGTCCTCGAGCCGTCGTTGCTTCGCTCCCTCCCTGCGGATATCCGCGGCACGGGGTTCGGAATTCTCCGATCCATCGGGTTCACGATCGGCGCGATTAGCCCCGTGCTGTTCGGAGCGGCGGCAGAACGCGGCTTCTTCGACGAGGGGTTCACGATACTGGCCGTCTTCGCGGCCGGAATGCTCCTCCTGGCGTTTCGAATTCCCGAGAATTAATGCTCGTTGCCACGACCGGTACTCGGTAACCGTCCGCCGCATGGGACACGGTAATCGCTCGCCGCACCCGAGTCGGAGAACTGCACACAGAGAGCGGGTCCCTCGTATCGGCCGGAGACGCCGAAACACTTCCCAAGACATCACGATTGACTCCGGTTCACCGTGTGCTGATCGACGGCGTCGCCTCGAGGGATCACAATATAGTAGCCACTGAAATGATTCACACACTGATCGCACAGCTGTCGGTCGATCAGGCGTACAATGACTTGCAGTGGCTACTATAGGGCAGCGGCTGATCGGCCGTTCTTGGACAAAACCGGAACCTGATCGTCGATTGGCGACGCAACGTTCGTTCCGAGCGCTTCGCATCACAGATCGACGCCGCTGACTCAGTTCGACGACGAGGACATAATACTTTTACCCCGTTCCACCGATGTGAGACTGATGGCCCAACTCCTCAGCGACGCTGTCACGCTGACCGAAAGTCAGCAGTTGGTACAGACCAGCGTCCGCGACGTTTGTTCGAATTTCGACCACCAGTACTGGCGTAACCAGGCCGAAGCGGGCGATTATCCCCGAGAGTTCGTTGATACGCTTGTCGACCACGGATGGATGGGTGTCCTCATTCCCGAAGCGTACGGCGGTGCCGGAATGGGGACCCGGGAAACCGTCGTCATGATGGAGGAAATTGCCGCGAACGGCGGCGGATTCAGTGCCGCGCAGGCGGTCCACGGCGGCGTGTACAACTCCGTCCCCATCGTCGAGTACGCCAGTGAGGAACTGAAACGTGACCTGCTTCCCCGGGTCGCGGACGGCGAGGCGTCGATTCAGGCGTTCGGCCTGACCGAGCCGAACGCGGGCTCGAACTCGACGGCGATCGAAACGCGCGCGGAAAGCGACGGGGACGAGTACGTCATCAACGGCCAGAAGATCTGGACCTCCCGCGTCGACGTCTCCGACTACATCGTCCTCGTCGCGCGAACGACGCCGCTCGAGGACGTCGACAAACGAACGCGTGGAATTTCGATGTTCCTCGTCGACATCGATGACGCCATCGAGCAGGGGGCACTCGAGATGGAGCCGATCCCCAAGTCCGCCAGCGACTTCGTTCACTCGTTCGAACTCTGGTTCGACGACCTTCGCGTCCCCGCCGAGAACCTGATCGGCGTCGAGGGCGAGGGGTTCTATCAGGTGCTGGACGGCCTCAACGAGGAACGGCTCGTCATTGCCGCCGAGTGCATCGGGCTGGGTCGGCTGGCGCTCGAGCGGGCGGTCGACTATGCCAACGAGCGAGAGGTGTTCGACCGCCCGATCGGTTCGAATCAGGCGGTCCAGCACCCGCTCGCGGAGGCATACGCGCGGTTGCAGGCGGCCAAGCAACTGACGTACAACGCGGCCGACCGAGCGGCCTCAGACGAGGATGTCGATCTCGGCGCGTACGCGAACGCGGCGAAGTTCCTCGCGGCCGACGCGGCCTACGAGGCGGCCGACGCCGCGGTCCAGACCCACGGCGGATTCGGCATCGCGACGGAGTACGATGTCGAGCGTTACTTCCGCGAAGCCAGACTGACCCGGCTCGTGCCGATCACCCAGCAACTCGCCCTGAACTATCTCGGCGAGAACGTGCTCGGCCTGCCGCGCTCGTACTAATTGAAACACGACTCACGATAGAACCCCCATGACGGACCACAGCGAGACAGCGGACGACAGCGAGGAACCGACAGACAAACGACTCGTCGAGGGCTGGCACGGCCGATACTACGAGGATTTCACGGTCGGTGATGTCTACAAGCATCCCTTCGGCCGGACCGTCACCGAGACGGACAACGTCTGGATGACGAACGTGACGATGAACCTCAACCCGATGCACTTCAACGAGGCTTACGCCGCCGAGACCGAGTTCGGCGAGCGACTCGTCAACGGTCTCGTCGTCATCTCGACGGCCGTCGGAATGAGCGTCGTCGACGTTTCGGTCAACGCCACTGCGAATCTCGGCTACGACAATATTCGTCACCACAGCCCCGTCTTCCACGGTGACACCCTCTTCGCCGAGAGCGAGGTCCTGCACAAGCGAGAACTCGAGTCCCGCGACCACGTCGGCATCGTGGAAACCGAACTCCGGGCGTACAACCAGCACGACGACCTCGTACTCAGCCTCGAGCGCACGCCGATGGTGCTGAAACGGGCACACGCCGATCCCTCTGCCGCGGAGCCGCCGGGCTGGCCGGAGGGGATCGGAACCCAGCCGGAGGACCTCTAAGCATGTTCGCACTCGACGACATCACGGTTCTCAGCCTCGAGAACGGGATCAGCGCGCCGCTGTGCACCCGGATGCTGGGTGACTTCGGTGCCGAGGTGATCAAGGTCGAACGACCGGACGTGGGGGACGTAAACCGCCACTGGGATTCTGTCGTGTACGGTGATTCGTCCGCCCACGCGTGGGTCGATCGGAACAAACTGAGCGTCGAACTGAATCTCAAGAACGAGTCGGGGACCGCTATCTTCCACGAACTGGCCGAAGAGGCCGACATCGTCGTCCAGAACTCGTCGCCCGGCGTTGTCGAACGACTCGGCGTCGGGTACGACGACATCAGGCAGACTACCGAGGATATAATCTACCTGAACATCTCCGGCTACGGCCGGGACGGCCCCTACAGCGATCGGAAAGCCTACGATATGGTTATGCAGGGCGAGACCGGGCTGATTCCGATGAACGGCTCGCCGGACGCGCCGGCGAAGATTCCCCTGAGCGTCTGCGACATCAACGCCGCGACCTACGGAACGATCTCGACGCTCCTCGCGCTCTTCCACCGCGAACGCACCGGCGAGGGCCAGGAACTTGACGTCACGATGTTCGGCGGGATGCTCTCGTGGCTCGGCTACTTCCCGCACAAGTACTGGCACAACGACGAACTGCCCGAGCGGATCGGAATGCGCCACCACCTGCTGACACCCTACGGACCGCACGAGACGGCCGACGAGCAGTACGTCAACTACGCCATCCTCAGCGAGGCGCACTGGGAACTGCTCTGCGAGGGCGTCCTCGAGCGTCCCGACCTGCTCGAAGACGAGCGGTTCGCAGACAACGAACGCCGGGTCGAGAACCGCGACGTTCTCGAACCGATGATCGAGTCCCTCATCGCGGAGGAGTCCCGCGATTACTGGGCCGAACGGTTGACCGAGGCGGGTATTCCGTGGGGTGACGTGAACCAGCTCGACGAGGTGCTCGACCATCCGCAGACCGAGCATCTCGAACTGGTCAAAGAGCTCGAAACGGAGGACGGCCCGGTGCCGTACATCGACAATCCGATCGACTCCGACTCACTCGAGTTCGCGGCCGAGCCGATGCCCGATCTGGGCGAGGACACTGACGACGTGCTCGGGGCGCTGGGGTACTCGGACAAGGAGATTGAGCTGCTGCGTACGGAAGACGTAATTTAGGCGGAGGGACGTGCTCCAATCGGAGAGACCACCCTGCACGTTCGCTCGCGCCGCGGAAGGTGCGATCGACGATACTCACGATTGAACGGCTCCGCAACCGTTCCGGCAGATTCGATCGTTTGGCGTTTCTTTATGCTTCTCGTCGTCGAGGCGGGGCCCTGTTCAGCCGAGTCAGCGTCGACGACCTCGAGTTGCGGAGCGTCGACGACCTCGATCAGCGAGGGAAAGCGGTCGGGTACGACCTCCAACCGGAAGCGATGCGACCGAACAGCTGGGTGTTTGAACAAGGGGACACCGGCAACCGCCATCACCACCGCGAGCAGGAGGAGCTGTACCTCGCCTTCGACGGCCGGTTCCGACTAAAAATCGGCGACGAAACGATCGAACTCGAGGCCAAAGACGTCGTGGTCGTCTCGCCGGAGGAGTGGCGGCAGGTGACGGCGCTCGAGGACGGAACGCTGTTCGTCGGTGCACCGAACGTCGCGGACGATGGCGTTTGCGAGGACGACTGAGACGGTCGCACAATCGGGAAGAGGCGGTAGAGCTGTCTCGAGACGGCACCTCCCGCATTCATCGAAAACGATCCCACAGTTGAGTTCAGTACCCCAGATCGAGAACGGAGTTGCAGACGACGGCTCCGAACGCGAGTGCGCAGAGTCCCGCCAGGACGCTGTACGATACGCCCCACCCGAACAGATCGGCGAGGAGGCCGACACCGAACGATCCGGTTGAGCCGAAGACCACGTACACTGTCCGGACGAGTCCGAACCCCGCGCCCCGCTCGTCGTCACCCAGCACGTCCATGAATCGCGGTTCCAGCGAGGCGAAAAAGCTCGAGCCGATGCCGAACAACAGGACACCGAGCGCGACCGCGACGAGACCGGGACCGGCAACGAACAGCGCGAGCCCGCCCGCTCCGGCGATCAGGCAGGTCGCGACAGCGAAGTCTCGGCCGACTCGATCTGAGAGGACGCCGACGCCGATCTGAGCGCCGCCCCTGACGACGAAGTACGCGGAGAAAACGAGACCCGCCAGCGCCGGTGACTGCGCGCGGTGTTCGACGAGAAACGTCGGCAGAAACGTGACGATTCCGTTGACCGCGAACGTCGCGATGATCGCGATGAGAAGGGTGAAGGCGATCTGCGGTCTCGAAAGATACTCCAGGAGCGGAGCGATGGCGAACTGCTCCCGCATCGATCGCTCGGGGTGGCGCGGCTCGGTGGGCCGGATCCGCCACGTGAAGAGTACGAAGATCGGAACTGCGACCAGGACGGCCAGCGCGACGGCGGGCCGCCACCCGTACCGAATACCCACCCAGGAGGCCATGACCGGGGCGAGCAGGCCGGCCAGGGGCGCTCCGAAGGAGTGGAGGCCGAGCGCGGTCCCGATATCGTCGTAGGTGCGAGAGAGCAGCGTCGTCGCGACGCTGTAGTGAAGGCCGGCAACGCCACCGAGGAGGACGACGCACGCGGCGAACACCACGAACAGGGGCGCGATAGCGGCCAGGAGACTAGTAACTGCCGTCCCGCCCACCGCGACCGCGATAATGCGTTTCTCACCGAAGCGTTCCGCGAAGACGCCGCTCGGGAACTGCGTCAGCCCGTAGGCGATCCACATGCCGGAAAGCGAGATCCCGATCTGCGTGTTCGAGACGTTGAAATCCTCGATGATGAACGGAACAACCGGGCTGACGAGTAGACGGGCGAAGTACGTCACGAAAAACGCGAACATACAGAGGACGAGGACCGTGTGACGATATTTCCAGTCCGTTCTCGAGTTCATCTGCTATCGGCATTCAGTCGAAGCTATATGGATGTGATGGATCCGCTTCGAGTCCGACCGATCGGCCGTTAGTTGGCGTGACCGCGATCGAGATCACTCCGCTCGAGACCCCGGATGAGGTGAGTAACGAGTTCGTTGACCGGCACGTCAACGTGCTCTTCGCGGGCGATTTTGACCAGTGCACCGTTCTACTCCGTCGATTTCGATTCTCCGCTCTGCGCGCACGTCCTGGAGCACACTGGACCGGTGAGTCGACTCGAATCGACTGATCGTCCCAGTTCGGGTCATCGCGTCGACGGCCGACTGGCGGTGGTGGAGCAACCACACGTCGTGTCCGATGGCCCGTAGTTTCCCACCGAAGAAACAACCGAGCGCACCGGTTCGGATGACTGCGATCCCTACGACTAGCCCCTCGATTGCCAGTGGTTTACTCGCCAGAGTCTGCTCTCTCCCTAGAGAACGAAGTACGTTGAGCGCCGCGGGCAGAACTGTGATTGGCGCGAACGGACACCACCGATCGTTCTGCATTACGGAACGAGGACTCAGTTCGCAACTTTTATTCCTGCACCATATTCTTCGAGAAGAATTTCTATTCGAGCCGTGGGACGGGTCGGAGAGCATCGACGCTATGAATTACATCTATACGATTGTAAATGTCTGGTACTTTCGATGATCGGAGTGTGATACCAACACCTATCGTGTTCTGCATTGAGGAACACCGGCGTAACGGGATTATATCGCAGGTACCCGATCGATGAGACGGTATCTGGAGAAGTACGAAGAGAACGCAGGGAGACTCCGGTTCCGTATTGCGGAACGACGGGGAACCCGGATCGGAGACCGGCGATAGCGCCGCTCGAGAGCGCCACCGCGGAACCGTCGTAGCTACTGAGAAAGGGTAGAAGCGTGGGCGCGAAAAGAGGGCCCACCGGTTTCCAACTGCTGGGACGGTCAGTAGAACGTGTCGCCGTTCTTCGCCTTCTCGACGAGCAGGTCACACGGGAGCGTTTCGGCGAGTTTGTTCGTGTCCTCGTGTCGGCTGGCGACTTCGGTCAGTTTCTCGACGACGACGTCGAGGCCGACCTGGTCCGCCTTTTCGAGCGGTCCGACCGGCCAGTTACCGCCGAGTCGAGCGCCGGTGTCGATATCTTCGACGCTCGCGACGTCGTTTTGGACCATCTTGGCCGCTTCGTTGACGATCGGGGCCCAGACGAGCAGCGTATCGAAGCCTTGGCCCGCGTCGACCGAGATCTGCGGTTCGTCACGTTCGTCGTAGTCGTAGTAGCCCGCGTCGGCCTTGCGTCCGTATCGCCCCTTTTCGTACAGCTGATGCAGAATGGGGCAGACCTCCGTATCGTAGGACATCGGTCGATCGTCCTCGAGGTGGTCCTGTTCCCCTTCGATTCGAACCTGTATCCCGCCCGTGAAGTCGGCGAGTTCGAACGGCCCCATCGGGAATCCCTCTTTGAACTTCATCGCGGAGTCGATCTCCTCGATCGCGTATTCGCCGCGATAGACCATCCACGCGGGGCCTTCACCGTAGGGACGCATCAGTCGATTGACGATGAACGAGGGAATGTCGATCTTACACCGGATCGGCGTTTTGTCGAACGATTCGATGAGCGCTTCCGCGGTGTCGCCGACGGAATCGGGCGTGTGTTCGGTCATAATGACCTCGACCAGATCCATCAGCATCGGGGGATTGAACCAGTGCGTTCCGACGACCTGTGACGGGCGATCGGTCACTTCGGCGAGCCGGGTGATGTTGAGCCCCGACGTGTTCGTCGCGAGGAGGGCCTCCGGCGGTGCGACGTCATCGAGATCCTCGAAGATATCCTCTTTCACCGACTGCTGCTCGACCGCCGCCTCGGTGACGAAGTCCGCGTCGCCGACTGCCTCCTCGAGATCGGTCGTGAACTCGAGTCGGTCGATCGCACCGTCGACTTCCGCCTGGGTCGCGTTCCCGCTTTCGACGGTCTTCTCGTACGACCATTCGATCTCCTCTCTGGCCTCCACGAGTTGTTCTTCGTCGATGTCGTTGACTGTGGTCTCGTAGCCGGATAACGCGGCGACGGCGGCGATTCCGCGTCCCATTTGACCGCTCCCGATCACTGCGACAGTCTCGATGGTGTCACTATCTACTACCATGTGCAGTCGGTTCCCAACGCGGATAAAAAAGTGTACCGTTCAGAGAAGACAGACGACGAATTTCCGACTCTATAGTAGTCACTGAAACGAATTACACACTATCACGGAAAGGCGATGGATGACGTTCGACTCCCTGAACGGGTATGGGACGTTCTGCGTGGTCGTCGACGAGGAATACTCGCCGGAACATTACTCGGCCGAGACATTGTGCGGTCGTCTGCGACGAACGTGAGGGACTGCTCCGGGAACGTTCACGTGAGGGGTGGAAGTCTTTTTTGGAGATGCGAATATGGTGTTCGCGAACCGCTATAGACCGTTCGACCGCCGGTTCGGGTGTGAATGAATCCTGTCCGAACGAGGTGGACGGGTTACCTCTCGCCGAACGATGGCATCGTACCGAACAGTATCCAATGGGGATTCGGAAATCGTCCTGTACCGTCTCGAACCAGTAACGCGGTCGGAAATACTCCCCGTTAATTTCCCAGCTTCGAGCCCAGTCGGGCGATTTCAACGCGCTTATTTTCGAACGCGAGGAGACAGATAATACCAACTACTGCAGCGCCCTGAATCACCAATGGACCCCACATTCCGACCCCGGAAAGGGCCAGGTAGAGTCCCCGGTGCGGGAGGGAGATCGTACGCTGTCCATTGAATCCGGTCGTTGCGACCGTGAGAGACGCTATACTCACGAAAACGAGGCAGGCAGCGACGATCGTTTCGGGGAACGACCAGTAGAGGAGGCTGTCGTTCGTCACGAACGCAAACGGAATGACGAATCCGGGTGCACCGATCCGGAGCGCCTGTTTGCTCGAGGTGAGGAAAGACGCATCGGCGATCTTCGATCCGATCGCAACTGCGATTGCCACGGGGGGTGTGATCGCCGAAAGCATCGCGAAGTAAAAGACGAACATATGCGCCGTGATTTCTCTCACGCCGAAGCCGACCATCGCTGGCGCGACGAGAATGACGACCAGAATATAGGCGGCCGGTGTGGGCATTCCCAGCCCGAACATGATGCTGGTAATCGCAGCGATGAGCAGAAGGAATACGAAGATGCCACCAGCGAGACCGACCATCTGGGCGCTGATCTTCTGCGTGAGCCCCGTCTGGGTTACCATGCTGAGCACGATTCCGAGAGATGCCAACACGCCGACTAACGGGGCTACGTCGACGCCCCCCTGTCTGAAACCGTGTATCGTTTGTTTCGTCGTTTCAGCAGCGACGGATAGCGATAGCCCGTCAGTCATGAAGTTTCTCACATAGACGGTTCCGATTAATGCGATCGTGGAGTATAGCCCGGCTCCGAGCGGCGTGAGACGCATGACGGCGAGCGTATACGCGAGCACAGTCAGCGGAACCAGAAAGTGAATACCGGACAGGAGGACACTCTTGTCGAATTTTCCGGTGTTGGGGACCGTCCATCCGTATTTGAGTAACACTAGATGGACAGCGATGAAGACGCTGAAGTAGAACAACGCTGCAGGGAGAATTCCAGCCTGAATCACGCGAACGTATGATATGCCGAGCATGTCCGCCATGAGAAACGCTGCGACTCCCATCACTGGCGGAAGCATCTGTCCACCGGTCGATGCGACGCTCTCGATCGCGGCAGCGAAGTCTTTCCTGATCCCCTGGTCTTTCATCATCGGGATGGTAAAGCTGCCCGTCGTCGCAGTGTTGGCCGCGGCACTACCCGTGATCGACCCCATCACCATGCTCCCCACGACGGCGATATGGACAACGCCACTTTTGAGTGATTTCTGGGTTTCCTGTGAGGCGTCGATAATGAAATCCATCAGTCCGTACACCTTTGCGATCCCGGCGAACATAATGAAAATCGCGACCCACGTCGAGCCGACAGTGAGGATAAACCCATAGACACCGGATAATCCAATCGCACCGTTACGGCTGATCTGCTCCCATCCAAGGCCGCTGTGACCGAATACTCCTGGGAGAAGGGGCCCGATCATCGTTGTCGCGTACAATAACGATCCCGCAACGACGGCTGCAATCGCCTTTCCGTACGCGCGATACGTTGCATCTACCGCGAGAAGGATAATAACGACTCCGATAAGGAGGTCCGTCTGTGACCAGCCCATGATCGGTGCGTCGCTCAACAATCGATCGAAGTTGTGTTCGACGTAGGCGGTCGCACCCACTGCAACAATCGCGAGCAGGAGACAAACAACTGGGTTGGCTCGAGTAATTACGGGACGAACGTTTCTTCTCCAGATCGTACTACTCCGGTCAAACCATCGCTGCAGTCGGCTACTGACTACGTCGATTTCATCGGTCAAAACGCGTTTTCCCCCCTTCCCAGAAGGATCGGCTACAGTTTCCCCGCTATCGTCGATCGCCTCCTCGATCTCTCGCATGTAGAAGAGGAAGAGACCCATCCCGAGGAACAGATTCGAGAACCGAAGTCGACTCATCGGTAACGCGTATGCGAAGTAGAGTGTGGCTACCGTTAGTGCGACTCCGGATGCAAATATTACGCCTCGGAGGAGCGACAGTGCATGTGCTGATCGGCTGGATACGGACATATGTGATTAGTGTGTAATCGCTTCGCTCAGTTATTCGTCGGCTCGACCGCCTTTTGCGAGGTCCCACATGTCGTTCTCCTCGTAGAAATCGGCGGCCGCCGGATGGAACGGGACGGTTTCATAGGAGTTCTCTACCCAATGGGTTGGATCCTCGTGGAAGGAGAGTATATTATGGTAGTCACTCAGTGATTCTCGGTTCTCGTACATAACACTGAGTGTTTCGTAAATAGCGTCGTACCCCACATCGTTACGAGTAACGAAGTTGAAATTTGCAGTTGGCACCATCAGTTGATCCTCTGGGACATTAGCATAGCCCTCAAACTGAGTCATATCCACTTCGACCATCGAAATGAGCGGATCCGATTCCATCTCAGAGACGGCGTTATCCGGCCACTTCAACACACTGAGGTCGACCGTGCTCTTCTGTTCTTCGACGTACGAACCTTCGATCGCGCCATTCATCAGCGGAACGATACCCACA is a window encoding:
- a CDS encoding cysteine dioxygenase family protein; the protein is MASPESDPEPEFIYDNDRLREFVATVKATADEHEEVPALLESLADPFEELLADDDWLAERYQELAMDDVDDKGNMGEDIAQWLLYREGNKLSVFTLVLPPGASTPVHDHLAWGLVGIYGGTQREDFYRRVDDATNDEGEAELERIRTERMERGDYYELIPPNNDIHSVETTSDEPSVSVHLLGADVGCIERHAFDADGGSVELFHSGYTNVECEDVLETSDTGHGHQHGHDHDHTHNGDT
- a CDS encoding nitrate/nitrite transporter, coding for MLELWSGGRGKVLTAVAGGWFLSVGVRMIYPVMLPSLRSAYGLNLTTAGLLLTVLFLAYAFGQFPGGVLADRFGERFTLTASAVISAGTLTLVITARSAIVLFVATALFGFGTALYAVGRYTVLSRLYSERLGAANGVTAASQDAGQSILPPIASVLAATYLWTYGFGFVIPLFILAAVALWLVIPIRSTSTSNGDSGFSRDDLTELRSALRRPTIVSATAALILGLVVWQAFTSFYPTYLIEEKGLSATVASLLFGTFFALGICIKPLSGVAYDRFGIRRSLVIVASGPTIALVMLPFVDGLWGLVAVTALVSTLLGFATVLEPSLLRSLPADIRGTGFGILRSIGFTIGAISPVLFGAAAERGFFDEGFTILAVFAAGMLLLAFRIPEN
- a CDS encoding acyl-CoA dehydrogenase family protein is translated as MAQLLSDAVTLTESQQLVQTSVRDVCSNFDHQYWRNQAEAGDYPREFVDTLVDHGWMGVLIPEAYGGAGMGTRETVVMMEEIAANGGGFSAAQAVHGGVYNSVPIVEYASEELKRDLLPRVADGEASIQAFGLTEPNAGSNSTAIETRAESDGDEYVINGQKIWTSRVDVSDYIVLVARTTPLEDVDKRTRGISMFLVDIDDAIEQGALEMEPIPKSASDFVHSFELWFDDLRVPAENLIGVEGEGFYQVLDGLNEERLVIAAECIGLGRLALERAVDYANEREVFDRPIGSNQAVQHPLAEAYARLQAAKQLTYNAADRAASDEDVDLGAYANAAKFLAADAAYEAADAAVQTHGGFGIATEYDVERYFREARLTRLVPITQQLALNYLGENVLGLPRSY
- a CDS encoding MaoC family dehydratase — encoded protein: MTDHSETADDSEEPTDKRLVEGWHGRYYEDFTVGDVYKHPFGRTVTETDNVWMTNVTMNLNPMHFNEAYAAETEFGERLVNGLVVISTAVGMSVVDVSVNATANLGYDNIRHHSPVFHGDTLFAESEVLHKRELESRDHVGIVETELRAYNQHDDLVLSLERTPMVLKRAHADPSAAEPPGWPEGIGTQPEDL
- a CDS encoding CaiB/BaiF CoA-transferase family protein, yielding MFALDDITVLSLENGISAPLCTRMLGDFGAEVIKVERPDVGDVNRHWDSVVYGDSSAHAWVDRNKLSVELNLKNESGTAIFHELAEEADIVVQNSSPGVVERLGVGYDDIRQTTEDIIYLNISGYGRDGPYSDRKAYDMVMQGETGLIPMNGSPDAPAKIPLSVCDINAATYGTISTLLALFHRERTGEGQELDVTMFGGMLSWLGYFPHKYWHNDELPERIGMRHHLLTPYGPHETADEQYVNYAILSEAHWELLCEGVLERPDLLEDERFADNERRVENRDVLEPMIESLIAEESRDYWAERLTEAGIPWGDVNQLDEVLDHPQTEHLELVKELETEDGPVPYIDNPIDSDSLEFAAEPMPDLGEDTDDVLGALGYSDKEIELLRTEDVI
- a CDS encoding cupin domain-containing protein; its protein translation is MAFLYASRRRGGALFSRVSVDDLELRSVDDLDQRGKAVGYDLQPEAMRPNSWVFEQGDTGNRHHHREQEELYLAFDGRFRLKIGDETIELEAKDVVVVSPEEWRQVTALEDGTLFVGAPNVADDGVCEDD
- a CDS encoding MFS transporter, with amino-acid sequence MNSRTDWKYRHTVLVLCMFAFFVTYFARLLVSPVVPFIIEDFNVSNTQIGISLSGMWIAYGLTQFPSGVFAERFGEKRIIAVAVGGTAVTSLLAAIAPLFVVFAACVVLLGGVAGLHYSVATTLLSRTYDDIGTALGLHSFGAPLAGLLAPVMASWVGIRYGWRPAVALAVLVAVPIFVLFTWRIRPTEPRHPERSMREQFAIAPLLEYLSRPQIAFTLLIAIIATFAVNGIVTFLPTFLVEHRAQSPALAGLVFSAYFVVRGGAQIGVGVLSDRVGRDFAVATCLIAGAGGLALFVAGPGLVAVALGVLLFGIGSSFFASLEPRFMDVLGDDERGAGFGLVRTVYVVFGSTGSFGVGLLADLFGWGVSYSVLAGLCALAFGAVVCNSVLDLGY
- a CDS encoding 2-dehydropantoate 2-reductase N-terminal domain-containing protein — translated: MLSDPSHGSNRNSSRRIWCRNKSCELSPRSVMQNDRWCPFAPITVLPAALNVLRSLGREQTLASKPLAIEGLVVGIAVIRTGALGCFFGGKLRAIGHDVWLLHHRQSAVDAMTRTGTISRFESTHRSSVLQDVRAERRIEIDGVERCTGQNRPRRAR
- a CDS encoding 3-hydroxyacyl-CoA dehydrogenase; protein product: MVVDSDTIETVAVIGSGQMGRGIAAVAALSGYETTVNDIDEEQLVEAREEIEWSYEKTVESGNATQAEVDGAIDRLEFTTDLEEAVGDADFVTEAAVEQQSVKEDIFEDLDDVAPPEALLATNTSGLNITRLAEVTDRPSQVVGTHWFNPPMLMDLVEVIMTEHTPDSVGDTAEALIESFDKTPIRCKIDIPSFIVNRLMRPYGEGPAWMVYRGEYAIEEIDSAMKFKEGFPMGPFELADFTGGIQVRIEGEQDHLEDDRPMSYDTEVCPILHQLYEKGRYGRKADAGYYDYDERDEPQISVDAGQGFDTLLVWAPIVNEAAKMVQNDVASVEDIDTGARLGGNWPVGPLEKADQVGLDVVVEKLTEVASRHEDTNKLAETLPCDLLVEKAKNGDTFY